The segment aaattaagcgCAAATATTCCTTtccaacacacacacacacacacgcacacacacacacgcacacgcacacacacacacacacacacacgcacagcatacacacatacacatgatGCGAAAAATCCGTCCAGCAACCTGCCCGTGGTGCGCATCggataatactaatattgcgGGTAACAGGCACAAAAATGTATAGGTCACTTTGATATGTCATAAGtccgcgaaaaaaaatcgtatcgatctttttttataatttgcaaaagaagtccaaattttacaatgattattacaatacatgtaaaaaaaattcatttcaatCCGTGAAGTGCATCACTCTGTGCAAATTTTCCGAGACAAAACACGTCCTTACTTTTGAGAAGAAGGCGGgaggaaggaaggaaaaattcaaaatctgaCAAATGATTCTTAAAGCAGAAGCTTTAacctacaaaataaaaaaaaatttttttaaatacgacaATTTTTCGTACATTTGTGATTATCTGAAGTTATGTGAAATTttggtataaatttttgttgcgataattttgttgccctgtgtatatataaaatttttactatttgcgtttaatttttatcaaacttttttGGTTAATATACAATCAAGATAATTGGTATATtcaactaattaaaaaaaaatagaaaatataagaactaataattaaaattttgcatgaaAAACTAAGATTAATAATGAAGAGAACAAATTACCTGGCtaacaaaatttgtttaacaaaacttatacaaaaaattgtatggAATAAGCTTATAAGAGATAACTTATAGACCACACGCACTCACAGAtcatatgcataatatttctttcttatttttatatccatatatttcAATGATATCTTATTTCATGTTAGAATCTTTCATCAATATTGCAATGATACTTAAAGAAATTGCTATACAACGCTACAATCGCTATACATTTCAAGTTCtatcgaattaattattaattcttctttcacctaattttaatcaattgcaGACAACATGCAGAGAAAAAGACCATATATCTTAAGACTCACATATTTTGCAATCGATGTTTTATATCTCACAAAGTAAAATAACAAAGCTATCAATTTAGTTTATAGCAACgcatcaatatttttcttatttataaataattgcctTACACCCATTATGTATCGATCTTAGTCTTTCTTAGTTCTCAttttagcaaatattttataaaaatattaagataatgtaacatatgtatgaaaaagaaatttatggaTGGTATAGTTCCTTAATAAGATATCgttgtatataattctaaCATTTTACCGCACGTTCTTGAATATCGTTGTTCGACAATATGAGAGATAGATTTGCATTAAGTTAAACATTACTTACAATATACTCATATGTGTGCAGCTTATGTACGTAATCATGCAAAGAAAAATACCACTAAGAAAAGTGATtgctattgtaaaattaagtCTACTCGTTATATGGTTTTGGCCGCTATCGCAGAACGCAAATAAACGTAAAGTGTTATACATGAAATTATACCAATACGTCATTGCATTACTAACTATAGCCGCAATGGCATCGTTAATATTTGCCGTTGTAAAAAATCCGGATAATCCTGAGTTTATCATAAAATCAACATTGGGTTTGTTCCCTTGTAGTCATGTAATCTGGAATAATCTATGTCGCATAGCTACTTATCGACGACTACAAgtaactaatataaatattatttcttgaaacGCATATTCCTTTTGCGCGTGCGTCTCCAGttgaaataatacaattaattacagtATGTCACTttcaaaatggaaaatatttacgCGCTGATCAAAGGTCATGAAGAAGCGATTGTTCAGCGAGACTACATTGATAAGTTTGCCCATTTCTACGGCTTTTGTACAATATCATTCTATATGAGCGTTTTGGCCCTCCTTGTAGGACCTATCCTGCATGACGAACCACTTCCGATAGCCGCTGAATTTCCATTCGACGCGTCTCGTCAACCGTTAAGAGctattacatttatacatcAATGTGTGATTGGTCTGTTCATAGCTGGAAATTTGTGTATAAACACTTTTATGGCCCTTTTGCTCTGGTTGACATCAGCAAGATTCAAATTGTTGATTGAGGATTTACGGACAATTACAAATATCTATGATTTTATGAAGTGTATTGAGAAACATCAACAATTACTCGAGTAAAATATTAGTAGTTCTCTAAAgcaatttgttgaaaaaataaaataaatttttattaccttTAAATGTTTAGAGAAAGTAAGTACAACATCATGGaaggtaaaattataaaatacaatattttaggTATGCAAAAGAAGTAACACTGGTAGTTAGTCCTTTTGCATTGGGAACCATATTTTCCAGTACTTTAGCATTAATAACAACCggccttatttttattatagtaagtacatttcataaaattatcacCATTCCATacgtcaaaaataatatttaaaaaccatCAAGAGTTAtaacattgttataattattaagttaaataataaattactaagcacttatataaatagtaatggtagatttataatcaaattataaagtttagccatatctatatacatataatatgtatattttttaaacatgttttttttaaatatataagtatgctttttgataaatatattaaattataatgttttacattGTCCttctattaaaatcatatt is part of the Anoplolepis gracilipes chromosome 2, ASM4749672v1, whole genome shotgun sequence genome and harbors:
- the LOC140676554 gene encoding odorant receptor 13a-like, whose protein sequence is MYVIMQRKIPLRKVIAIVKLSLLVIWFWPLSQNANKRKVLYMKLYQYVIALLTIAAMASLIFAVVKNPDNPEFIIKSTLGLFPCSHVIWNNLCRIATYRRLQYVTFKMENIYALIKGHEEAIVQRDYIDKFAHFYGFCTISFYMSVLALLVGPILHDEPLPIAAEFPFDASRQPLRAITFIHQCVIGLFIAGNLCINTFMALLLWLTSARFKLLIEDLRTITNIYDFMKCIEKHQQLLEYAKEVTLVVSPFALGTIFSSTLALITTGLIFIIKVSLALKFQCAFLTVSALLEVFMYAWAAEHLIHISNNIAQIVFESNWYDESKYFRKNLQMIILRSQKPILVALPCGLPSLSLHYYASYLSTIFSYFTTIRIMFEE